The Streptomyces vinaceus genome contains the following window.
CCGCGTCCAGTGCGTCCGCGACCGCGCTCAGGTTGGCGTCCCGGGCTCCGGCGGGCAGCAGGTCGTCGCGGACCCGCGAGAGCCGGCCGCGGTGGCGCACCAGGCCCGGCACCCGCGCCAGGAGCTCGTCCTCACGGGCCCGGCCGGGCGGGGGCGCCACCCGGCCGCCGCTCCCGGTGCGCTCCCGCTGGGCGGCGTCCGGCTGTCTCGGTACGCCGGCGGGGCGGCGCAGCGTCCGTACGATCCGGCGCAGGCCGTCGGGGAGGGGGAGACGGGACAGGCCCTGCATATACGACCTCGCGAGACGGCGCCGGTGTGCGGCACCCGAGGATGCGGACGGCACCCGGCGTGCGGGGGTGCGGCGCCGTCCGGCAGGCAGGGGCGGATGCCTCGTTCACCTTCACCTTTCACTTCGTTCATCTTTCACGCAAGGGTCTGAGGTCCGTTATCCCCGTCTCACAGCCACTTCTCAGCTTCCTCCGTGCTTGCGGACCGCCCGCAGCCATTCGCGGTTCATGGCGGCGATGGAGGGCAGCGGGATGCCCTTGGGGCAGGCCGTGGCGCATTCGCCGGTGAGGGTGCAGCCGCCGAAGCCCTCGTCGTCCATGGTGGCCACCATGTCGAGCACGCGGGTCTCCCGCTCCGGCGAACCCTGGGGCAGCACGTTCAGGTGGTTGACCTTGGCGGAGGTGAAGAGCATCGCGGAGCCGTTGGGGCAGGCCGCCACGCAGGCCCCGCAGCCGATGCACTCGGCGTGCTCGAAGGCGGAGTCGGCGTCGGCCTTGGGCACGGCGGTGGCGTGCGCCTCGGGGGCGGATCCGGTCGGGGCCGTGATGTAGCCGCCGGCCTGGATGATCCGGTCGAAGGCACCGCGGTCCACGACGAGGTCCTTGACCACCGGGAAGGCCGCGGCCCGCCAGGGTTCGACGTCGATGGTGTCGCCGTCGGCGAAGGACCGCATGTGCAGCTGGCAGGTGGTGGTGCGCTCGGGGCCGTGGGCGTCGCCGTTGATCACGAGGCTGCACGCGCCGCAGATGCCCTCGCGGCAGTCGTGGTCGAAGGCGACCGGGTCCTCGCCGCGCAGGATGAGGTCCTCGTTGAGGGTGTCGAGCATCTCCAGGAAGGACATGTCGCGGGAGATGCCGTCGACCTCGTACGTGACCATGGCGCCGGGGGTGTCGGGGTTCTGCTGGCGCCAGACGCGCAGGTTGAGCCTCATGCGTAGCTCCGCTGGGTGGGGTGGACGTACTCGAAGACGAGGTCTTCCTTGTGCAGGACGGGGGCCGCGCCGGTGCCCTGGTACTCCCAGGCCGCGGCGTAGCCGAACTCCTCGTCGCGGCGGGCGGCCTCGCCGTCCGGGGTCTGGGACTCCTCGCGGAAGTGGCCGCCGCAGGACTCGGCCCGGTGGAGGGCGTCGAGGCACATCAGCTCGGCGAGCTCCAGGTAGTCGACGATGCGGTTGGCCTTCTCCAGCGACTGGTTGAACTCCTCGCCCGTGCCCGGGACCTTGATGCGCCGCCAGAACTCCTCCCGGATCTCCGGGATCCGGGCGAGGGCCTTGCGCAGGCCCGCCTCGGTGCGGGACATGCCGCAGTACTCCCACATGAGCTCGCCGATCTCGCGGTGGAAGGAGTCCGGGGTGCGGTCGCCGTCCACGGCGAGCAGCTTGGCGAGGCAGTCGCGGACCTCCCGTACGGCGGCCGCGGCCTCGGGGTGCGTGTCGTCGACGGCGTCCTGGTGCGGATGGCGGGCCAGGTAGTCGTTGATGGTGGAGGGGAGCACGAAGTAGCCGTCGCCGAGGCCCTGCATCAGGGCGGAGGCACCGAGGCGGTTGGCGCCGTGGTCGGAGAAATTGGCCTCGCCGATCGCGAAGAGGCCGGGGACGGTGGTCTGGAGGTCGTAGTCGACCCACAGGCCGCCCATCGTGTAGTGCACGGCGGGGTAGATCCGCATGGGGACCTCGTACGGGTTCTCCGCGGTGATCCGCTCGTACATGTCGAAGAGGTTCCCGTACTTCTCCGCGACCTTGTCCCGGCCCATGCGGCGGATGGCGTCCGCGAAGTCGAGGTAGACGCCCTGGCCGCCGGGGCCGACGCCGCGGCCCTCGTCGCAGACGTTCTTGGCGGCGCGGGAGGCGATGTCGCGGGGTACGAGGTTGCCGAAGGAGGGGTAGATCCGCTCCAGGTAGTAGTCGCGCTCGTCCTCGGGGATCTCGGCGGCGGGGCGGGTGTCGCCCTGGGCCTTGGGGACCCAGATGCGGCCGTCGTTGCGCAGGGACTCGCTCATCAGGGTGAGCTTGGACTGGTGGTCGCCGGTGCGCGGGATGCAGGTGGGGTGGATCTGGGTGAAGCAGGGGTTGGCGAAGTACGCGCCGCGCCGGTGCGCCCGCCAGACGGCGGTCGCGTTGGAGTTCATGGCGTTGGTGGAGAGGTAGAAGACGTTGCCGTAGCCGCCGGAGGCGAGGACGACGGCGTCCGCGTAGTAGGTGGAGATCTTCCCGGTGACGAGGTCGCGGGCGACGATGCCGCGGGCCACGCCGTCGACGGTGATCAGGTCGAGCATTTCGGTGCGGGCGTGCATCTCCACGTTTCCGGCGGCGATCTGCCGGGACAGCGCCTGGTAGGCGCCGAGGAGGAGCTGCTGGCCCGTCTGGCCGCGGGCGTAGAAGGTGCGGGAGACCTGGACGCCGCCGAAGGAGCGGGTGTCGAGGAGGCCGCCGTACTCGCGGGCGAAGGGCACGCCCTGGGCCACGCACTGGTCGATGATCTCGACCGATATCTGGGCGAGGCGGTGGACGTTGGACTCGCGGGCGCGGAAGTCCCCGCCCTTGACGGTGTCGTAGAAGAGGCGGTGCACCGAGTCGCCGTCGTTGCGGTAGTTCTTGGCGGCGTTGATGCCGCCCTGCGCGGCGATGGAGTGGGCCCGGCGCGGGGAGTCGGAGAAGCAGAACTGGACGACGTGGTAGCCCTGTTCGGCGAGGGTGGCGCCGGCCGCTCCGCCGGCCAGGCCGGTGCCGACGACGATGACGGTGTGCTTGCGGCGGTTGGCCGGGTTGACGAGCTTGGCCTCGAAGCGGCGGCGGTCCCAGCGTTCGGCGATGGGGCCTTCGGGGGCCTTGGTGTCGGAGATCGGCTCGCCGGTGGCGTAGTGGGTGTAGTCGGTGTGGGTGTGGTCGGTGTGTGCGGGGTCGTTGCTCATGTCAGCTCACCACTCCGGTCATGACGGCGACGGGGACGGAGACGAAGCCCGCGAAGAGGACGAGGGCGAGGGCGTTGGCGAGGAACTTCAGAGCCCGGTCGCGGCGGGCGTTGCCCGCGCCGAGGGTCTGGGCGGCGCTCCAGAAGCCGTGCCGGACGTGCAGGCCGACGGCGGCCATCGCCACGATGTAGATCGTGTTTCCGTACCAGGTGGAGAAGGTGGCGAGGACGTTCTCGTACGGGTGGCCGGCCCACGCGCGCTCGTTGACGGTGAGCGTGGTGAGGTCGAGCAGGTGCCAGACGATGAACAGGGCCAGGATGATGCCGCCCCAGCGCATGGTGCGGGTGGCGTAGCTCGCGCGGCGGCGCTTGTGGGCGTACTTCACCGGGCGGGCCTTGATGTCGCGGCGGCTGAGCTGGTACGCGGACACGGCGTGGCCGACGACCGCGGCGAGGAGCACCACGCGCACGATCCACAGGGCCCACTCGTGATGGAGGAAGGGGGAGCCGAGGGTGCGCAGCCAGTGGGCGTAGCCGTTGAACTCGCCGGCCCCGAAGAAGATCTTGAGGTTGCCGAGCATGTGGACGACCAGGTAGCCGAGCATGATCAGCCCGGAGACCGCCATCACGGACTTCTTGCCGACGGTGGAGTCCCAGAGCGTGCGCGTGGTGGACGGCCGTCGGCCCGTCCGCGTTGCCAGAGCCATGCCATCGAAGGTAAGGACCAAAGTCCCGAGAGGTCCAAGACATGATGGCGCTTATGTCAATAGGGGCTTCCTATGGGCGGCGTATCCTGGGGCGATGCAGTTCCAGCAGCTCCTGTACTTCGTGGCCGTCGCCGAAACCCGCCACTTCAGCCGGGCCGCGGAGCGGGTGCACGTCGCCCAGCCGTCGCTGTCGCAGCAGATCAAGTCGCTGGAACGGGAGCTGGGGGCGGAACTGTTCAGCCGGGCGCGCGGGAACATCGCGCTGACGGACGCGGGCGAGGTGCTGCTGCCGCTGGCCCGGCGAATCTTGGCGGACGCGGACACGGCACGGCTGGAGGTACAGGAGCTGGCGCAGCTGCGGCGGGGGCGGGTCCGGCTGGGGGCGACGCCGAGCGTGTGCACGGGGCTGCTGCCCGGCGTGCTGCGCGCCTTCCACACCGCGCATCCGGGGATCGAGCTGCTGATCGAGGAGAGCGGTTCGCTGGACCTCGTACGGGAACTGGCGCGCGGGGCCCTGGACCTGGCGCTCATCGCGCTCCCGCTGCCGCCCTCGGCCCCGGCGCTGACCACGGTGGAGCTGCTGACGGAGGACCTGGTGGTGGTCTCCTCGGCGGAGCTGCCGCCACCGGCGGGCGGCGGGCCGCTGACGGTGTCCGCGCTGCGCGACGAGCCGATGGTGATGTTCCGCCACGGCTACGACCTGCGGGACCTGACGGTGGCCGCCTGCCGGGCGGAGGGCTTCGAGCCGGTGTTCACGGTGGAGGGCGGGGAGATGGACGCCGTACTGGGCTTCGTGCGCGCGGGGCTCGGCGTGGCGGTGGTCCCGGCGATGGTCGTGGAGCACGGCGGCCCGGGGCTGCGCGCCACCGCGCTGGCGGGCTCTCCGCTGCGCCGCACCATCGCCCTGGCGCACCGTACGGACGTCGCTCCCCCGCGCGCCGCCCGCGAGCTCAGGCGCATCCTGCTGGGCTGAGGCCGCAGAGCCCTGTGCGGTGCGCCCCGCCGGCCGTCAGGCGCCGGGAGCGGCCTCGGCGCCGGGTTCGGCCTCGGGTCTGGGTTCGGCCTCGGCTCTGGGAAGTGTCCTGTCGAGGCCGTCGGCCAGCATGGCGAAGGCCTCTTCGGCATCGGCCACGGCGGCCGGGTGCGCCGCGTCGGCGCTCTGGCCGGCATCCATGCGGAGGTAGTTCTCCCGGCCCAGCGCATGGCGGACCGCCACCAGATGCGTCGCCGCGAGCCGGGCGGCGAGCGGCCGTACCGATTCGGCCTCCAGCACGGCGGCGAGCAGCTCCACCTCGCGGTCGGTGTAGTGGGACATCCGGCTCTCCAGGCTGGCGGTGGAGTAGAGCAGCCGCTGGAACGCCAGCACCCCGGGGTGGTCGCAGAGTCCCGTGATCGGATCCCGTTCGGCCAGGGCCCCCAGGAAGTGCGTGCGCACCGCGCCCACGGGCGTCTGCCCGGCGGGCCGGTCGCGCACGATGCGCGCCGCCTCGTCCTGGTGGTCGGCGAACCGGTCGAGCACGAGGTCCTCCTTGCTCGGGAAGTACCGGAACAGGGTCGGTTTGGAGACCTCCGCCGCGGCGGCGACATCGGCCACCGACACGGCGTCGAAGCCCCGCTCCAGGAAGAGTTCGAGCGCCGTGGCCGCCAGCTGGCGGCGCGTACGGAGCTTCTTGTTCTCGCGCAGACCCGTCGTCTTCTCCATGCCGCAAAGGATAGCACGGTTCGTGACTCGGTTAATTTCTTGACCGGGTTGCTTTTTCTGGCGGAAGCCGCTTTCCTTGAGACATCGACGGGAGCGGGACCGACCTGAGAGGACATCCGATGACTGACGTACTGATCGCGGGCTCCGGCCCTACTGGGCTGACCCTGGCCTGCGACCTCGCCCTGCGCGGAGCCGCCGTCCGCGTCATCGACCGGCGCACCGGACCGCATCACGAGTCCCGCGGCAAGGGGCTCCGGCCGAGCAGCCTGGAGGTTTTCGAGCGGCTCGGCGTGGCCGGATCCCTGACCGCCGTCGGCGACGAGCGGGTGGTCCTGCGCAAGTACTTCGACGGGGCCCACGTGAAGGACACTCCCGTGGTCGACGGCGGGCTGCTGATAGGGCAGTGGCAGATCGAGGGGGCGCTGCGCGAACGGCTCGCCGGCCTGGGCGTGCAGGTTGAATACGGGTGCCGGCTGACAGGGATCACCCAGGACGCGGCCGGGGTCCGGGCCGAGCTGGCGGACGGCACGGTGATAGCGGCCCGGTATCTCGCCGGGTGCGACGGCGGGCGCAGCACCACCCGCACGCTCCTCGGCATCCCGCTCGAGGGAAGTACGCAGGAGGAGCCGGCGATGGTCGTCGGGGACGTCCGGGCCGAGGGCCTCAGCCGGGACTTCTGGCACCAGTGGTTCACCTCGGACGGCGCCGGGATCATGCTCTGCCCGATGCCGGGGACGGACTCCTTCCAGTTGCAGGCCTCACCCGAGCAGGACGGCCGGGGCGAGCCGCTGGAGCCCTCGCCGGAGGGTTTCCAACGGCTTTTCGAGCGCCGTGCGCGGATACCGGGGATCCGGCTCACGGATGCCACCTGGGTCTCCACCTGGCGGGTCAATGTGCGCGTGGCCGCCCGCATGCGCGAGGGCCGGGTCTTCCTCGCCGGGGACGCCGCGCACGTCCACCCCATAGCCGGCGGGCTGGGCATGAACACCGGCATCGACGACGCGGCCGCCCTGGGCCGGACCCTGGCCGCCGCCCTCACCGGGCCCGGCGGAGACGAGGTGCTCGACGCCTATCAGGCCGAGCGGCTGCCGGTGGCCGCCGAGGTCGTGGCCGACACGGCGCGGCGGTACGAGCGGGTCCTGGCCGCCGTCCGCACCCCCGGCCGAGGCACGGAGGCCGGCCTGGAATGACCGGCCACGCCGGGCGGGCCCGTCCCCGGGGCGGTCCGGGCGGGGCTGTCCGGGCGGGGCCGGCGGGTCGGGCCGGCGGTGGGGGTCGGCCCGGGCGCTCGGGGCCGGGGCCCGGGGCTGGGGCCCGGGGCTGGGTCCTGATCCGGGTGGGGTGTCAGGAAGCGGTGGGCACGGCGTCCGAGAGCGAGAGCGTGTGGATGCGGTCGGGGGCGCCGGGGCGGGCGTAGTACCAGCCCTGGGCGGTGTCGCAGCCGAGGTCGCGGAGCTGGGCTGCCTGGGCGCCGGTCTCCACGCCCTCGACCGTGACCGCGAGTTCGAGGCTGTGGGCCAGGGCGACGATGCCTTCCACGATCTTGACGTCGACCGGGTTGGCGGGCTGCTGCTGCATCCCCTTGGTGAAGGAGCGGTCCAGCTTCAGGACGCTGACCGGCAGACGGCGCAGGTTGGCCAGGTTCGAGTAGCCCGTGCCGAAGTCGTCGAGCGCGATGTCCACACCGAGGGCCGCGAGCCGGCGCAGCGGTTCCAGGAGTTCGTCGTCGGCGCCGATCAGGGCCGATTCGGTGACCTCCAGGCACAGGGCGCCCGGGGCGAGGCCCGAGTTCTCCAGTACCGCGACGGTGTCGGCGACCAGACCGGGGTGGTGCAGCTGGGTCGGCGAGAGGTTGACGTTGATGCGCAGGGACGACCCGCCGTGCTGGCGCTGCCAGTTGCGGGCCTGGCGGACGGCCTCCTCCAGGACCCAGCGGCCGAGGGGCACGATCAGCCCGGTCCGTTCTGCGAGCGGGATGAAGCGGTCCGGGCCGAGTACCCCGTACTGCGGGTGCGACCAGCGGACGAGGGCCTCGGCGCCGTGGACGCTGCCGTCGTGGAGGTGGACCAGCGGCTGGTACTCGATGAAGAACTCACCGCGTTCCAGCGCCGCCGGAAGGGCGTTGGTGAGGCCGTGCCGGGTGATGGCGCGCGCGTCGGCCTCGGCGTCGGCGAACTCGAAGCGGTTGCCGCCGGCCGCCTTGGCCCGGTACATGGTGATGTCGGCGCTGCGCAGCACTTCCGCCGCGGTGCGTTCGCGGGCCGGGCCCTCCACGATGCCGATGCTGCCGCGGACCGACAGCTCGCGGCCCTCGATGCGGATGGGCACCGACAAGGCGGACAGGATCCGGACGGCGAGTTCGGTCACCTTCTCCTCGGTGTCCGAGCCGGTGGTCAGGGCCACGAACTCGTCGCCGCCGAGGCGTGCGACGACCTCGCCGGGGCCGGTCGCGCAGCTCTGCAGCCGGTCGGCGACCTCCACCAGGAGCCGGTCGCCCGCCGAGTGGCCGAGGCTGTCGTTGACCGCCTTGAACCCGTCCAGGTCCAGGTAGCACAGGCCGAAACGGCTTCCGCCGGCCCCGCTCAGGGCCTTCTCCAGGCGTTCGAAGAACAGTGTCCGGTTCGGCAGGCCGGTCAGGGCGTCATGGGTGGCCTCGTAGCGCAGGCGCAGGTTCAGCAGCCGGCGCTCGGTGGTGTCCTCCATCAGCGCCAGCTGGTACTGGGGCACGCCCTCGGCGTCGCGCAGCAGCGACACCGTCAGGTTGGTCCACAGTACGGTCCCGTCGTGGCGGTAGTACGGCTTCTCCACCCGGTAGCTCTCGCGTTCGCCGCGGACGAGTTCGCCGTACATCCGCCAGACGTGCGGGGCGTCGTCGGGGTGGCCCCACTCGCTGACGTTGCGCCCCTGCATGTGCCCGCCCATGCCGCCGAACATCTGCAGCAGCGCGTCGTTGACCTCCAGGATGTTGCCTTGGAGGTCGGCGATGCCGATGCCGACGGCCGCGCCCTCGAAGACCGCCTTGAAGCGTTCCTCGCTCGCGTGCAGGGCCTGCTGGGCGTCGATGCGGGCGGTCAGCGCGGAGCGGGCGATGGCCTCCTGCTCCTTGAGGGTGCGCTCGCGCAGGGCGCGGGCGAATCCGGCCGCGATCCCGTGCTGGAGCCGGGCGCAGCGCGAGCGGTACTCCTCGGTGCCCTCCACGCCGACGCCGTCGGGGCCGCAGTAGAGCACGAGGTACGACTCGACCACGCCGAGCGTGCCGGCGAGCGCCTCCGGGTCGGTGCAGTGCACGGCGACGAGTTCGGCCCCGACCCGCTGGGCCACGCCCGCGTCGAAGGGCCGCGCGTGCAGGGCCTCGGCGAGGGTCCGGGCGAGCGGTATGAGGTGCTGTTCGAACTCGACGCGGGTCAGCGAGGTCGCGGTGACGGGGAAGATCGCCCGTCCCCAGATGGTCGCGAAGCGCCCGATCCGGTCCTCCAGCCCGGTCCGCAGTGCGGCCGGGCCCGCGCCCGCCGACAGGCCCGCCGGTGTCGGCGGGCCTGTCGGCGCAGCGGTGGGCTCCGCCGCCTGGGCGGGCCCCTCGTTCTTCGGGGTCGGTGTGCCGGAGGGCACCGCGGCCGTGGATCTCACGCCTTGCGTCCCACTCCGCCGAAGCCCGAGAACGCGTACGGGTCCTCGGGCGTCCCCCCGTCCTCCGGGTCCTCGGTGCCCTCGGGCTGCCACAGCGGCATGAACACGACGCCGGGTTCGACGAGCTCGAAGCCGTCGAAGAAGCGGCCGATCTGCTCGCCGCTGCGCATGACGAGCGGGTTGCGGATGTCCCGGTAGACGCCGACGGTGCCGCTCGCGACCTCCTGCGACAGCGGGATCCCCTCGTACGAGGCGTGCGTGAGCACGAGGAGGCTGCCGGGGGCCAGTGCGTCGCGCAGCTCGGCGACGGCGGCGTACGGGTCGTCCGAGTCCTCCAGGAAGTGCAGGACGGCGACGAGCAGCAGGGCGACCGGGCGTTCGAGGTCGAGCAGCTGCGTGACCTCGGGGGCGGCGAGGATGTCCTGCGGCTTGCGCAGGTCGGCGGCGACGATGTCGGTGTGCTCGTTCCCGGCGAGGACGGCCCGGCTGTGCGCGACGGCCACCGGGTCGTGGTCCACGTAGACGACGCGGGCCTCGGGGCTGGCGGCCCGGGCGATCTCGTGGACGTTGCCGAAGGTCGGGATGCCGGAGCCGATGTCGAGGAACTGGGTGACGCCCTGGGCCACGGCGTAGCGGACGGCGCGGCGCATGAACGCCCGGTTGGCCTGCATGATCTTGGGCAGGCCCGGCAGGAACTCCATGGCGCGGCGGGCGGCCTGGCGATCGACCTCGAAGTTGTGGGAGCCGCCCAGGTAGTAGTCGTAGATGCGGGACACGCTCGGCACCGATATGTCGATACCTGGCGGGGCCCAGGCGGGGCGCTCCATCGGGGTCTCCAAGCCGTAGTCCTGCGCGGTCGTCCGGGATCGGACGCCTGTCCGAGCCGAATGTACTGATCATTGCCC
Protein-coding sequences here:
- a CDS encoding succinate dehydrogenase/fumarate reductase iron-sulfur subunit, producing MRLNLRVWRQQNPDTPGAMVTYEVDGISRDMSFLEMLDTLNEDLILRGEDPVAFDHDCREGICGACSLVINGDAHGPERTTTCQLHMRSFADGDTIDVEPWRAAAFPVVKDLVVDRGAFDRIIQAGGYITAPTGSAPEAHATAVPKADADSAFEHAECIGCGACVAACPNGSAMLFTSAKVNHLNVLPQGSPERETRVLDMVATMDDEGFGGCTLTGECATACPKGIPLPSIAAMNREWLRAVRKHGGS
- a CDS encoding fumarate reductase/succinate dehydrogenase flavoprotein subunit, which produces MSNDPAHTDHTHTDYTHYATGEPISDTKAPEGPIAERWDRRRFEAKLVNPANRRKHTVIVVGTGLAGGAAGATLAEQGYHVVQFCFSDSPRRAHSIAAQGGINAAKNYRNDGDSVHRLFYDTVKGGDFRARESNVHRLAQISVEIIDQCVAQGVPFAREYGGLLDTRSFGGVQVSRTFYARGQTGQQLLLGAYQALSRQIAAGNVEMHARTEMLDLITVDGVARGIVARDLVTGKISTYYADAVVLASGGYGNVFYLSTNAMNSNATAVWRAHRRGAYFANPCFTQIHPTCIPRTGDHQSKLTLMSESLRNDGRIWVPKAQGDTRPAAEIPEDERDYYLERIYPSFGNLVPRDIASRAAKNVCDEGRGVGPGGQGVYLDFADAIRRMGRDKVAEKYGNLFDMYERITAENPYEVPMRIYPAVHYTMGGLWVDYDLQTTVPGLFAIGEANFSDHGANRLGASALMQGLGDGYFVLPSTINDYLARHPHQDAVDDTHPEAAAAVREVRDCLAKLLAVDGDRTPDSFHREIGELMWEYCGMSRTEAGLRKALARIPEIREEFWRRIKVPGTGEEFNQSLEKANRIVDYLELAELMCLDALHRAESCGGHFREESQTPDGEAARRDEEFGYAAAWEYQGTGAAPVLHKEDLVFEYVHPTQRSYA
- a CDS encoding succinate dehydrogenase, yielding MALATRTGRRPSTTRTLWDSTVGKKSVMAVSGLIMLGYLVVHMLGNLKIFFGAGEFNGYAHWLRTLGSPFLHHEWALWIVRVVLLAAVVGHAVSAYQLSRRDIKARPVKYAHKRRRASYATRTMRWGGIILALFIVWHLLDLTTLTVNERAWAGHPYENVLATFSTWYGNTIYIVAMAAVGLHVRHGFWSAAQTLGAGNARRDRALKFLANALALVLFAGFVSVPVAVMTGVVS
- a CDS encoding LysR family transcriptional regulator; protein product: MQFQQLLYFVAVAETRHFSRAAERVHVAQPSLSQQIKSLERELGAELFSRARGNIALTDAGEVLLPLARRILADADTARLEVQELAQLRRGRVRLGATPSVCTGLLPGVLRAFHTAHPGIELLIEESGSLDLVRELARGALDLALIALPLPPSAPALTTVELLTEDLVVVSSAELPPPAGGGPLTVSALRDEPMVMFRHGYDLRDLTVAACRAEGFEPVFTVEGGEMDAVLGFVRAGLGVAVVPAMVVEHGGPGLRATALAGSPLRRTIALAHRTDVAPPRAARELRRILLG
- a CDS encoding TetR/AcrR family transcriptional regulator, which produces MEKTTGLRENKKLRTRRQLAATALELFLERGFDAVSVADVAAAAEVSKPTLFRYFPSKEDLVLDRFADHQDEAARIVRDRPAGQTPVGAVRTHFLGALAERDPITGLCDHPGVLAFQRLLYSTASLESRMSHYTDREVELLAAVLEAESVRPLAARLAATHLVAVRHALGRENYLRMDAGQSADAAHPAAVADAEEAFAMLADGLDRTLPRAEAEPRPEAEPGAEAAPGA
- a CDS encoding FAD-dependent monooxygenase, which translates into the protein MTDVLIAGSGPTGLTLACDLALRGAAVRVIDRRTGPHHESRGKGLRPSSLEVFERLGVAGSLTAVGDERVVLRKYFDGAHVKDTPVVDGGLLIGQWQIEGALRERLAGLGVQVEYGCRLTGITQDAAGVRAELADGTVIAARYLAGCDGGRSTTRTLLGIPLEGSTQEEPAMVVGDVRAEGLSRDFWHQWFTSDGAGIMLCPMPGTDSFQLQASPEQDGRGEPLEPSPEGFQRLFERRARIPGIRLTDATWVSTWRVNVRVAARMREGRVFLAGDAAHVHPIAGGLGMNTGIDDAAALGRTLAAALTGPGGDEVLDAYQAERLPVAAEVVADTARRYERVLAAVRTPGRGTEAGLE
- a CDS encoding putative bifunctional diguanylate cyclase/phosphodiesterase; translation: MSAGAGPAALRTGLEDRIGRFATIWGRAIFPVTATSLTRVEFEQHLIPLARTLAEALHARPFDAGVAQRVGAELVAVHCTDPEALAGTLGVVESYLVLYCGPDGVGVEGTEEYRSRCARLQHGIAAGFARALRERTLKEQEAIARSALTARIDAQQALHASEERFKAVFEGAAVGIGIADLQGNILEVNDALLQMFGGMGGHMQGRNVSEWGHPDDAPHVWRMYGELVRGERESYRVEKPYYRHDGTVLWTNLTVSLLRDAEGVPQYQLALMEDTTERRLLNLRLRYEATHDALTGLPNRTLFFERLEKALSGAGGSRFGLCYLDLDGFKAVNDSLGHSAGDRLLVEVADRLQSCATGPGEVVARLGGDEFVALTTGSDTEEKVTELAVRILSALSVPIRIEGRELSVRGSIGIVEGPARERTAAEVLRSADITMYRAKAAGGNRFEFADAEADARAITRHGLTNALPAALERGEFFIEYQPLVHLHDGSVHGAEALVRWSHPQYGVLGPDRFIPLAERTGLIVPLGRWVLEEAVRQARNWQRQHGGSSLRINVNLSPTQLHHPGLVADTVAVLENSGLAPGALCLEVTESALIGADDELLEPLRRLAALGVDIALDDFGTGYSNLANLRRLPVSVLKLDRSFTKGMQQQPANPVDVKIVEGIVALAHSLELAVTVEGVETGAQAAQLRDLGCDTAQGWYYARPGAPDRIHTLSLSDAVPTAS
- a CDS encoding SAM-dependent methyltransferase, translated to MERPAWAPPGIDISVPSVSRIYDYYLGGSHNFEVDRQAARRAMEFLPGLPKIMQANRAFMRRAVRYAVAQGVTQFLDIGSGIPTFGNVHEIARAASPEARVVYVDHDPVAVAHSRAVLAGNEHTDIVAADLRKPQDILAAPEVTQLLDLERPVALLLVAVLHFLEDSDDPYAAVAELRDALAPGSLLVLTHASYEGIPLSQEVASGTVGVYRDIRNPLVMRSGEQIGRFFDGFELVEPGVVFMPLWQPEGTEDPEDGGTPEDPYAFSGFGGVGRKA